In Mercurialis annua linkage group LG6, ddMerAnnu1.2, whole genome shotgun sequence, the following are encoded in one genomic region:
- the LOC126687229 gene encoding fructose-bisphosphate aldolase 5, cytosolic: MSAFVGKYAEELIKTAKYIATPGKGILAADESTGTIGKRLSSINVENIESNRQALRELLFTSPNALTYISGVILFEETLYQNTSDGKPFVELLQENGVVPGIKVDKGTVELAGTDGETTTQGFDSLATRCQQYYKAGARFAKWRAVLKIGPTEPSELAIQQNAQGLARYAIICQENGLVPIVEPEVLTDGTHDVKKCAAVTETVLAAVYKALNDQHVLLEGTLLKPNMVTPGSSGPKVSPEVIAEHTVTALRRTVPPAVPGIVFLSGGQSEQEATLNLNAMNKLSVLKPWTLTFSFGRALQQSTLKTWAGKKENVEKAQQTFLLRCKSNSDATLGKYEGEAAGGLASESLFVEGYKY, translated from the exons ATGTCTGCCTTTGTTGGCAAATATGCAG AGGAGCTGATCAAGACTGCCAAGTACATCGCCACTCCAGGGAAGGGTATCTTAGCAGCAGACGAGAGCACCGGCACCATCGGCAAGCGTCTCTCCAGCATCAATGTCGAGAACATCGAATCAAACCGCCAAGCTCTCCGCGAGCTTCTGTTCACCTCTCCCAACGCCCTAACCTACATTTCCGGCGTCATCCTCTTCGAAGAAACTCTCTACCAGAACACCTCCGACGGCAAACCATTCGTCGAACTCCTCCAAGAAAATGGCGTCGTTCCCGGCATCAAAGTTGACAAAGGAACAGTCGAACTAGCCGGCACTGATGGAGAAACAACAACTCAAGGCTTCGACTCGCTCGCCACTCGTTGCCAGCAGTACTACAAGGCTGGCGCTCGATTCGCGAAGTGGCGTGCAGTTCTGAAGATCGGTCCTACCGAGCCGTCAGAATTGGCGATTCAGCAGAATGCTCAGGGATTGGCTCGTTATGCTATTATTTGTCAGGAAAATGGATTGGTGCCCATTGTGGAGCCGGAGGTGTTGACTGATGGGACTCATGATGTGAAGAAATGTGCTGCTGTGACTGAAACTGTTCTTGCTGCTGTTTATAAGGCTTTGAATGATCAGCATGTACTTCTTGAAGGCACTCTTCTTAAGCCTAACATGGTTACTCCTGGTTCAAGTGGCCCCAAG GTATCACCAGAGGTGATCGCGGAGCATACAGTCACCGCATTACGCCGGACAGTTCCACCAGCAGTTCCAGGCATAGTATTTCTCTCCGGCGGACAAAGCGAACAAGAGGCGACTCTGAACCTCAATGCAATGAACAAGCTTTCAGTATTGAAGCCATGGACACTAACCTTCTCCTTCGGACGAGCTCTGCAACAAAGCACACTCAAAACATGGGCCGGGAAGAAAGAAAATGTTGAGAAAGCTCAGCAGACATTTCTGCTTCGGTGCAAAAGTAATTCCGACGCGACGCTCGGAAAGTACGAAGGAGAAGCTGCCGGTGGTTTGGCTTCTGAGAGCTTGTTTGTTGAGGGATACAAGTACTAG
- the LOC126687226 gene encoding disease resistance protein RPM1-like has product MAELALTGTLFLADTLLAFLNQRDGHENVHVEVGKLANWLKLMKSYITDEQPNESQQVAKDLVKQARDVAYDIEDILDEYMLRLSRAEYHSYAVTTFASKIFHYPADKRALGTLSDNMKTVESKIEQLSKGRALLRPGNSTSDAVSEAGSSSGFRHEAFANLAADEIVGYEEQRNLLLDLVTGRDTRRITVAVVGAAGSGKSLLVKNIYDSREVQQQFDCVAWVHVPQPFRLDDLLQQILHNDLKHKRYLVVLDDIWRQDDLDKIISALPYAVDGCRIIFTSQITGSCGRLSNHVIELNGLSSMDSLKLFCKKAFGTRECPDELVKLSQNIVTRCEGLPFAIANLGSLLSRKNQNQIEWMKLHGSLASEIGSNSQLSIISRFLMPSFRDLSSTIKSCFLYFSLFPEDCSVKRGRLIRAWVAEGFVKKTGSRTAEEVAEDCLNELVQRNLISVSQLEIDGRIRSCRILNLVRGFIVSKAEEYNFAKFLCHSDITYPCEKIRRLSVQDASTDFAASVNLGNVRTSFLFQHKDITPSIIKQMLDKFRLLRVLDLQNAPLEDFPDEIIALRLLKYLSLSHTNIRKIPKSIRKLVLLETLDLKQTRVTVLPFEILKLPNLHHLLAYRYDVKNYVTFESVQGVEFPVGIGKLCALQKLSLIKMNGNRGFAKSLGNLIGLRKLGLTGLRREDGKELCRSILKMEKLSTLNLTAITEDEYLDIDYMQYPPSCLRHLHLKGRLHKSPEWISMLHNVVRITLKWSKLNADENPVEALQSLSSLTELHLVDCYNGDKFEFKADKFRKLKVLHIEKFDELNMITIETKAMPMLEKLTFCRCNNLKMLPLGIFNLCHLQQLLLYSMHTEFIDKLQKHSEDRWMVDHIRIIHSFTLQNNQYWSLQKIS; this is encoded by the coding sequence ATGGCTGAATTAGCTTTGACTGGGACTTTATTTCTGGCTGATACTCTGTTAGCCTTTCTCAACCAGAGAGACGGCCATGAAAATGTTCATGTTGAAGTTGGAAAGCTTGCAAATTGGCTGAAGTTGATGAAATCATATATAACCGATGAACAGCCAAATGAATCTCAACAAGTTGCCAAAGATCTCGTGAAGCAAGCTCGAGACGTGGCTTATGACATCGAAGATATTCTCGACGAATACATGCTTCGTCTGTCGCGTGCTGAATACCATAGCTATGCGGTTACAACTTTTGCATCCAAGATTTTCCATTATCCAGCGGACAAGAGAGCTCTCGGGACCCTGTCGGACAATATGAAAACTGTCGAAAGCAAAATCGAGCAACTTTCAAAAGGACGGGCGCTTCTACGTCCTGGTAATAGTACTTCTGATGCTGTCTCAGAAGCAGGTTCAAGCTCTGGCTTCAGACATGAAGCTTTTGCGAATCTTGCAGCAGATGAAATTGTGGGTTATGAGGAGCAGAGAAATTTGCTTCTTGATCTCGTAACAGGACGAGATACGAGGCGTATTACAGTTGCAGTGGTTGGTGCTGCTGGATCCGGCAAATCTTTGCTtgtcaaaaatatttatgacaGTAGAGAAGTTCAACAACAGTTTGATTGTGTTGCTTGGGTTCATGTGCCTCAACCCTTTAGACTTGATGATCTGTTGCAGCAAATCCTGCACAATGATCTGAAGCACAAAAGATATCTTGTAGTTCTTGATGATATTTGGAGGCAAGATGATTTGGACAAGATTATCTCTGCTTTACCTTACGCTGTCGATGGCTGCAGGATAATTTTTACGAGCCAGATTACGGGTTCTTGTGGTCGGTTATCCAATCACGTCATTGAATTGAACGGATTGTCATCAATGGATTCTTTGAAGCTTTTCTGTAAGAAGGCTTTTGGAACTAGAGAATGTCCTGATGAGCTTGTGAAATTGTCTCAGAATATTGTGACGAGATGCGAAGGCCTGCCCTTTGCGATTGCCAATCTGGGGAGTTTACTGTCAAGGAAGAATCAGAATCAAATCGAGTGGATGAAATTACACGGTAGCCTTGCGTCCGAAATTGGATCCAACTCTCAACTCTCCATTATCAGCAGATTCTTAATGCCAAGCTTCAGAGATCTTTCGAGCACTATCAAGAGTTGTTTCTTGTACTTCAGTCTTTTTCCCGAAGATTGCTCCGTCAAGCGAGGAAGGCTAATTCGCGCATGGGTTGCTGAAGGATTTGTGAAGAAAACAGGAAGCAGGACAGCAGAAGAGGTTGCTGAGGATTGCTTGAATGAGCTTGTCCAAAGGAATTTGATTTCTGTTAGCCAACTGGAGATCGACGGACGGATCAGAAGCTGTAGAATTCTGAACCTCGTTCGTGGGTTTATCGTTTCAAAAGCTGAGGAGTACAACTTTGCAAAATTCTTATGCCACTCAGATATCACTTATCCTTGCGAAAAAATCCGACGCCTATCTGTTCAGGATGCTAGCACCGACTTTGCCGCAAGCGTAAATTTGGGTAATGTCCGAACTTCATTTCTGTTTCAGCATAAAGACATCACTCCCTCCATAATAAAACAGATGCTTGATAAATTCAGATTGTTAAGGGTTCTAGACTTGCAAAATGCACCTTTGGAGGATTTTCCTGATGAAATTATTGCTCTCAgactattaaaatatttaagccTGAGCCATACAAATATTAGGAAAATCCCAAAATCCATAAGGAAGCTTGTATTGCTGGAAACCCTGGATCTAAAGCAAACTCGTGTAACCGTGTTACCGTTCGAGATCCTTAAACTTCCAAACCTGCATCATCTGTTAGCGTATCGTTACGACGTAAAGAACTATGTCACCTTTGAAAGCGTCCAAGGAGTGGAGTTTCCTGTTGGAATTGGAAAACTATGTGCTCTGCAGAAGTTGTCATTGATAAAAATGAACGGAAATCGCGGATTTGCTAAAAGCTTGGGAAATCTGATCGGACTCAGGAAGCTCGGTCTTACGGGTCTAAGACGAGAAGATGGAAAGGAATTGTGCAGATCGATTCTGAAAATGGAGAAACTCTCGACCCTCAATTTGACAGCAATAACGGAAGACGAATATCTTGATATCGACTACATGCAGTATCCTCCATCCTGTCTGCGACATCTGCATCTAAAAGGCCGCCTACATAAGTCTCCAGAGTGGATTTCCATGCTTCACAACGTTGTCAGAATCACCCTGAAGTGGTCGAAATTGAATGCGGATGAAAATCCTGTCGAAGCCCTCCAATCTTTGTCAAGTCTGACAGAGCTTCATCTGGTTGACTGCTATAATGGCGACAAGTTCGAATTCAAAGCGGACAAGTTCAGGAAACTAAAGGTGTTGCATATTGAGAAGTTTGATGAGCTAAACATGATTACAATAGAAACAAAAGCAATGCCTATGCTTGAAAAGCTAACCTTTTGCAGGTGCAACAATCTGAAGATGCTTCCATTAGGAATCTTCAATCTCTGTCATCTTCAACAACTACTTCTGTATAGTATGCACACCGAGTTCATTGACAAACTTCAGAAGCACTCCGAAGATCGTTGGATGGTTGACCATATCAGAATCATCCATTCTTTCACTCTTCAAAATAACCAATATTGGTCACTCCAAAAAATTTCTTGA
- the LOC126686097 gene encoding 7-methylxanthosine synthase 1-like, translating into MEFVKEKGGDRIELEKVLHMNAGDGNNSYANNSLLQKKVMQRAKPVLRESISELYRKNFSDCIKIADMGCSSGPNTLVPIREIIDAIDDACNRLKRKAPVLQLFLNDLPTNDFNSIFRSLPNFLKKLEVEKGGKFVPCFIAAMPGNFYGRLFPSHFLHFVHSSYTLHWLSQVPKEILTESGVSLNKGNIWLSETSPPTIYKAYFNQFKTDFTQFLRSRSEEMISGGHMVITCMVQTTNPHCKFGGCEPLRLINISLKDMVDEGIIKESILDSCDIPMYAPSKEEIVSLIEREDSFMIAELDEFELSWDVNIEDDNQELVFNKWERGKYVATYLRAVTESILATHFENSIIDDLFDRLSLKIVDYLNKGIGLHNNLVVSMIRK; encoded by the exons ATGGAGTTTGTGAAAGAGAAAGGTGGTGACAGAATTGAGCTAGAGAAAGTTCTACACATGAATGCTGGTGATGGAAACAACAGTTATGCCAACAACTCCTTACTTCAG AAGAAAGTGATGCAAAGAGCAAAACCAGTGTTACGAGAAAGTATAAGCGAGTTATATAGAAAGAATTTTTCAGACTGCATAAAAATAGCAGACATGGGCTGCTCTTCAGGTCCCAACACTTTAGTTCCGATCAGGGAGATCATAGACGCCATTGACGACGCGTGCAACCGACTAAAAAGAAAAGCTCCCGTTCTCCAACTTTTCTTGAACGATCTTCCGACAAATGATTTCAACTCGATCTTCAGGTCATTGCCGAATTTTCTTAAGAAACTCGAGGTTGAGAAAGGTGGCAAGTTCGTGCCTTGCTTCATAGCAGCTATGCCTGGAAATTTCTACGGAAGACTCTTTCCATCTCACTTCTTGCACTTTGTCCACTCTTCCTACACTCTCCATTGGCTGTCTCAG GTACCTAAAGAAATTCTGACTGAATCTGGAGTTTCATTGAACAAAGGCAATATTTGGTTATCCGAAACAAGCCCTCCTACTATATACAAAGCATATTTCAATCAATTCAAAACAGATTTCACACAATTTCTAAGGTCGCGCTCGGAAGAGATGATTTCCGGTGGTCACATGGTGATTACATGCATGGTTCAGACTACTAATCCTCATTGCAAATTCGGCGGGTGTGAACCTTTGCGATTGATTAATATTTCCCTCAAGGATATGGTTGATGag GGAATAATCAAAGAATCAATTCTGGACTCGTGTGATATTCCAATGTATGCTCCTTCTAAAGAAGAAATAGTCAGTTTAATTGAAAGAGAAGATTCATTCATGATTGCAGAATTAGACGAATTCGAACTGAGTTGGGATGTAAACATTGAAGATGATAATCAAGAATTGGTGTTTAATAAATGGGAACGAGGTAAGTACGTAGCCACGTATTTAAGGGCAGTTACAGAATCTATACTAGCAACTCACTTTGAAAATTCCAtcattgatgatttgttcgatcgaTTGTCGCTCAAGATTGTAGATTACTTGAACAAGGGGATTGGTTTGCATAATAATCTAGTCGTTTCCATGATAAGGAAATGA